The proteins below are encoded in one region of Brachyspira intermedia PWS/A:
- a CDS encoding DMT family transporter, whose protein sequence is MLNILLVIIGSIAYGFLPIFVKNIIAYNYSSLSIVFYRYFLTAIFLFIIIIVSKKSFKITKRQFIELLIFSIIGLGLTFFFLSQSLLYISAGLSNMIHFGYPVIVLLVMIFMFKEKANILKVLSIVFAIVGIVMLTQVVEVESFLGVVYALITTITYGSYIIANKKCSFAEVDTMVSLFYMSLFVSITFFIVGMFTGSLQLLNNLYVFGNFAIISLVCTIFSLGLLLYGVKRLGSSLASILNMFEPATTVVASIFIYKEELTINIIIGSILIILSTISMVIGSKK, encoded by the coding sequence ATGTTAAATATTTTATTAGTTATAATAGGCTCTATTGCTTATGGATTTCTTCCTATTTTTGTTAAGAATATTATTGCTTATAATTATTCTTCACTTTCAATAGTTTTTTATAGATATTTTCTTACAGCAATTTTTTTGTTTATAATCATTATTGTTTCAAAGAAAAGTTTTAAAATAACAAAAAGACAATTTATAGAATTATTAATATTTAGTATAATAGGGCTTGGACTTACATTCTTTTTCTTATCACAATCTTTATTATATATATCTGCAGGATTAAGTAATATGATACATTTCGGATATCCTGTTATAGTTTTGCTTGTAATGATATTTATGTTTAAAGAAAAAGCTAATATATTAAAAGTTCTTTCTATAGTATTTGCTATTGTAGGAATAGTAATGCTTACTCAAGTTGTAGAGGTTGAATCCTTTTTGGGAGTAGTGTATGCATTAATAACTACAATTACTTACGGCTCTTATATAATAGCTAATAAGAAATGCAGTTTTGCTGAAGTTGATACTATGGTCTCGCTTTTTTATATGTCTTTATTTGTTTCTATTACTTTTTTTATAGTTGGAATGTTTACAGGTTCTTTACAGCTTCTTAATAATTTATATGTATTTGGAAATTTTGCTATAATATCTTTAGTATGTACAATATTTTCTCTTGGTCTTTTGCTTTATGGAGTAAAAAGATTGGGTTCTTCTTTGGCATCTATACTTAATATGTTTGAACCGGCTACTACAGTTGTTGCATCTATTTTTATATATAAAGAAGAGCTTACTATTAATATTATTATAGGTTCTATTTTAATAATACTTTCTACTATAAGTATGGTGATAGGCAGTAAAAAATAA
- a CDS encoding JAB domain-containing protein, translating into MYNDFYNDNIKFSNALESSNADIANEKQILASIISNGISLEKANTIVEKLYYNFYNLHNIVNASEEELSKVKGLNSKKINLIKSIPSILEYYLLSSLKVASPHIKKKDLINYLIIKLGKLKFETFSIICLDVNKRFISMEHIFRGTIDSATIYPRDLVEKSLSLGASYVIISHNHPSGISKPSKEDIEITKVLYKAFLMVEIKMIDHIIVAGNSFYSFREDGMFDKYKHNAEV; encoded by the coding sequence ATGTATAATGATTTTTATAATGATAATATAAAATTTAGTAATGCCTTAGAAAGCAGCAATGCAGATATAGCAAATGAAAAGCAAATATTAGCTTCAATTATCTCTAATGGCATATCATTAGAGAAAGCAAATACTATAGTAGAAAAACTTTATTATAATTTTTATAATCTGCATAATATAGTTAATGCCTCAGAAGAAGAACTGTCAAAGGTTAAGGGGCTTAATTCAAAAAAGATTAATCTTATAAAGAGTATCCCTTCTATTTTGGAGTATTATTTACTTAGCAGTTTGAAAGTAGCTTCCCCTCATATAAAGAAAAAAGATTTAATTAATTATCTTATTATAAAATTAGGAAAATTAAAATTTGAAACTTTTTCTATTATTTGTTTAGATGTAAATAAAAGATTTATATCTATGGAGCATATATTCAGAGGCACAATAGATTCTGCTACTATATATCCAAGAGATTTAGTAGAAAAGTCATTATCACTAGGAGCAAGTTATGTTATAATATCTCATAATCACCCATCGGGTATATCCAAACCGTCAAAAGAGGATATTGAAATTACAAAGGTTTTATATAAAGCATTTTTAATGGTAGAAATAAAAATGATAGATCATATTATAGTTGCCGGTAATTCTTTTTATAGTTTTAGGGAAGATGGTATGTTTGACAAATACAAACATAATGCGGAGGTTTGA
- a CDS encoding helix-turn-helix domain-containing protein, which yields MLTTNLKKPFYNNILSDNKEEDNTNKDRLREDDELISSVGKNIRAIRKSQTKTISEIAEMSGISAKYLQSVEVGKRNISIINLNKIANALNVPIAILFSYDHIEKTKKLLYIANKLKNYSALQLSNIDTIIKDLKNIID from the coding sequence ATGCTTACTACTAATTTAAAGAAACCTTTTTATAATAATATACTTAGTGATAATAAAGAAGAAGATAATACTAATAAAGATAGATTGAGAGAAGATGATGAGCTTATATCTTCTGTTGGTAAAAATATAAGAGCTATAAGAAAATCACAGACTAAAACAATATCAGAAATAGCAGAAATGTCCGGGATATCTGCTAAATATCTTCAAAGTGTTGAGGTAGGTAAAAGAAACATATCCATAATAAATTTAAATAAAATAGCCAATGCTTTGAATGTTCCTATAGCTATATTATTTAGTTATGATCATATAGAAAAAACTAAGAAACTTTTATATATAGCAAATAAACTTAAAAATTATTCGGCTTTGCAGTTATCGAATATAGATACTATAATAAAGGATTTGAAAAATATAATAGATTGA
- a CDS encoding lysozyme inhibitor LprI family protein, with protein sequence MKKFISIIAAFILMIAVISCGGGNKKANQSEQNTQTNQKSQNNNAQNTQTNTSQTNNQKEFFDMKYVYKGVRVDKAKFDEELKNLRENNEKAKRNFDFLNRKFANDDERKKYSIEFISNVNFNYYPFSETFSSVDIYNEDLTDYYADEHLYVDQNLALKKAREELLKLNKKDADVYLALFLSHFACDSLYYFEEEKKYLTEWKKAGGTNISMIIAKYDGDNAYSNKMKLVDYIIEAPDSLRAEKLVADAYNNGFSRYIAKNNGYIDLFNENNYSLSSIEFGGTAHIALVNIVPEIVNTNIINKYLKTYVRNRLSNDKLYFDDAEYFRNYYRIDLLEYYNGWNRLSFLQFKKNTFLIESTRNGPVNIHYYNPEFMNDHIYASFEEVKTYNFRLGDIDKVESAEINSISTNDLKDYTKGSKFISFGKFDEKKYLEYIDETMGWRIYFPSFFLCDINNDGKEELMLSGDYDYGGGRGGTVNFTLLLKENLEVDFDSEIGQLINNKDFQNLERIQKIYTEDGKNKMFLLDKSYNKALDIFIDNNEIKNTDYFDYITYSYQPKLEWKGSILDGVPEGALKTDASFDMSKAENASDKAIVSDRTLRMADKLISDAYFAKKATLDKQGQEELLEQRRAEIKTIQEAKGDIKTIEAEMLKILNIQ encoded by the coding sequence ATGAAAAAATTTATTTCTATAATCGCAGCATTTATTTTAATGATTGCTGTAATTTCATGCGGCGGCGGAAACAAAAAAGCAAATCAATCAGAACAAAATACTCAAACTAATCAAAAATCACAAAACAACAATGCACAAAATACTCAAACCAATACTTCACAAACAAATAATCAAAAAGAATTCTTTGATATGAAATATGTTTATAAAGGTGTTAGAGTAGATAAAGCTAAATTTGATGAAGAGCTTAAAAATTTAAGAGAAAATAATGAAAAAGCAAAAAGAAATTTCGATTTTCTTAATAGGAAATTCGCAAATGATGATGAAAGAAAAAAATATTCTATAGAGTTTATATCAAATGTTAATTTTAATTATTATCCATTTAGTGAAACATTCAGCAGTGTGGATATATATAATGAAGATTTGACAGATTATTATGCTGATGAACATTTATATGTAGATCAGAATCTAGCATTAAAAAAGGCAAGAGAAGAATTATTAAAATTAAATAAAAAAGATGCTGATGTTTATTTAGCTTTGTTCTTATCTCATTTTGCTTGCGATTCGCTTTATTATTTTGAAGAAGAAAAAAAGTATTTAACAGAATGGAAAAAAGCAGGCGGAACTAATATATCTATGATAATAGCAAAGTATGATGGTGATAATGCTTACAGCAATAAAATGAAATTAGTTGATTATATAATAGAAGCTCCTGATTCTTTAAGGGCGGAAAAATTAGTTGCTGATGCTTATAACAATGGTTTCTCTAGATATATTGCAAAAAATAATGGATATATAGATTTATTTAATGAAAATAATTATTCTTTAAGTTCAATTGAATTTGGAGGTACAGCTCATATAGCTTTAGTAAATATAGTACCAGAAATAGTTAATACAAATATAATAAATAAATATTTAAAAACATATGTTAGAAACAGACTCAGCAATGATAAATTATATTTTGATGATGCGGAGTATTTTAGAAATTATTATAGAATTGATTTGCTGGAGTATTATAATGGATGGAATAGACTTAGTTTTCTTCAGTTTAAGAAAAATACATTCTTAATTGAAAGTACTAGGAACGGACCAGTAAATATACATTATTATAATCCTGAGTTTATGAATGATCATATATATGCTTCATTTGAAGAAGTAAAAACTTATAATTTCAGACTTGGAGATATAGATAAAGTAGAATCTGCTGAAATTAATTCAATTTCTACAAATGATTTGAAAGATTATACTAAAGGCTCTAAATTTATAAGTTTCGGTAAATTTGATGAAAAAAAATATTTGGAGTATATAGATGAAACAATGGGTTGGCGTATATATTTTCCATCTTTCTTCTTATGCGACATAAATAATGACGGTAAAGAAGAATTAATGCTTTCAGGGGATTATGATTATGGCGGAGGAAGAGGCGGTACAGTGAATTTTACTTTACTTTTGAAAGAGAATTTGGAAGTAGATTTTGATTCAGAAATAGGACAGCTTATTAATAATAAGGATTTTCAAAATTTAGAACGTATTCAAAAAATATATACTGAAGACGGTAAAAATAAAATGTTTTTATTAGATAAATCTTATAATAAAGCACTTGATATATTCATTGATAATAATGAAATAAAGAATACAGATTATTTTGATTATATTACATATAGTTATCAGCCTAAATTGGAATGGAAAGGAAGTATACTTGATGGAGTACCTGAAGGGGCTTTAAAAACTGATGCAAGTTTTGATATGTCTAAAGCAGAAAATGCATCAGACAAAGCAATAGTATCAGACAGAACTTTGAGAATGGCTGATAAACTTATAAGCGATGCATATTTTGCTAAAAAAGCTACTTTGGATAAACAAGGTCAGGAAGAATTATTGGAGCAAAGAAGAGCAGAAATCAAAACTATTCAGGAAGCAAAAGGCGATATTAAAACAATAGAAGCTGAAATGCTTAAAATTTTGAATATACAATAA
- a CDS encoding lysozyme inhibitor LprI family protein has protein sequence MKNVISIIAAFILMIAVISCGGNKKTNQSEQNTQTNQKSQNNNAQNIQTNTSANQSKQTNNQKEFFDMKYVYKGIRADKAKFDEKLKKLRENNEYAKRNFDFLNRKFSNDDEIKKYSIEFISNVNYATLDLEFLISWGSWGIYSEVEDYYAVGYLYVDQNLALKKAREELLKLNKKDADVYLALFLSHFVTDSLYYFEEEKKYLTEWKKAGGTNISMIMRENDNENTYIQKMNLINYIIEAPDSLRAEKLVADAYKDNFYRYIVKDNGYIDLFNENNYSLTSIELEGTARLSSVKIAEEIGNTNVMNKYIKTYINNRLANDDIQDYLEYYQNYYNINAVYCYDGWNNLNLLEFKKNTFLIESTMKGLVNMHYYNPDFIKDNLYASFKEIKNYNFRLGDIDKVESAEINSISTNDLKDYTKDSKFIDSGSFDIEQYSSHVASNMYYPLHEVSFFLCDINNDGKEELMLSGEYTSSAGRGGIAHYTLLLKDNLEVDFDSEIGQFINYRSFQDLGCTQKIYTENGKNKMILLDTLNNEAYDIFIDNNEIKNAEVFDYITYSYQPKLEWKGSILNGVPEGALKTDASFDMSKAENGSDKAIVSDRTLRVADKLISDAYFAKRATLDKQGQEELLDQRRAEIKAIQEAKGDIKAIEAEMLKILNIQ, from the coding sequence ATGAAAAATGTTATTTCTATAATTGCAGCATTTATTTTAATGATTGCTGTAATTTCATGCGGCGGAAACAAAAAAACAAATCAATCAGAACAAAATACTCAAACTAATCAAAAATCACAAAACAACAATGCACAAAATATTCAAACCAATACATCAGCTAATCAAAGCAAACAAACAAATAATCAAAAAGAATTCTTTGATATGAAATATGTTTATAAAGGTATTAGAGCAGATAAAGCTAAATTTGATGAAAAGCTTAAAAAATTAAGAGAAAATAATGAATATGCAAAAAGGAATTTTGATTTTCTTAATAGGAAATTTTCAAATGATGATGAAATAAAAAAATATTCTATAGAGTTTATATCAAATGTTAATTATGCTACATTAGATCTAGAATTCTTAATAAGCTGGGGGAGTTGGGGCATATATAGTGAAGTTGAAGATTATTATGCTGTTGGATATCTATATGTCGATCAAAATTTAGCATTAAAAAAGGCAAGAGAAGAATTATTAAAATTAAATAAAAAAGATGCTGATGTTTATTTAGCTTTGTTCTTATCTCATTTTGTTACAGATTCGCTTTATTATTTTGAAGAAGAGAAAAAATATTTAACAGAATGGAAAAAAGCAGGCGGCACTAATATATCTATGATAATGAGAGAAAATGATAATGAGAATACTTATATACAAAAAATGAATTTAATTAATTATATAATAGAAGCTCCTGATTCTTTAAGGGCAGAAAAATTAGTTGCTGATGCTTATAAAGATAATTTCTATAGATACATTGTAAAAGATAATGGATATATAGATTTATTCAATGAAAATAATTATTCTTTAACTTCAATTGAATTAGAAGGTACTGCCCGTTTATCTTCAGTAAAAATAGCAGAAGAAATAGGCAATACAAATGTAATGAATAAATATATAAAAACTTATATAAATAATAGATTGGCTAATGATGATATACAAGACTATTTAGAATATTATCAAAATTATTACAATATTAATGCAGTTTATTGTTATGACGGTTGGAATAACCTTAATTTACTTGAGTTTAAAAAGAATACGTTTTTAATTGAAAGCACTATGAAAGGATTAGTAAATATGCATTATTATAATCCTGATTTTATAAAAGATAATTTATATGCTTCATTTAAAGAGATAAAAAATTATAATTTCAGACTTGGAGATATAGACAAAGTAGAATCTGCTGAAATTAATTCAATTTCTACAAATGATTTGAAAGATTATACTAAAGACTCCAAATTTATAGATTCAGGCAGCTTTGATATAGAACAATATTCATCTCATGTAGCTAGCAACATGTATTATCCTCTACATGAAGTATCTTTCTTCTTATGTGATATCAATAATGATGGTAAAGAAGAATTAATGCTTTCAGGAGAATATACTAGTTCTGCAGGAAGAGGCGGTATAGCACATTATACTTTACTTTTAAAAGATAATTTGGAAGTAGATTTTGATTCAGAAATAGGACAGTTTATTAATTATCGTAGTTTCCAAGATTTGGGATGTACTCAAAAAATATACACAGAAAATGGAAAAAATAAAATGATTTTATTGGATACTCTTAATAATGAGGCATATGATATATTTATTGATAATAATGAAATAAAGAATGCAGAAGTTTTTGATTATATTACATATAGTTATCAACCAAAATTGGAGTGGAAAGGAAGTATACTTAATGGAGTACCTGAAGGAGCTTTAAAAACTGATGCCAGCTTTGATATGTCTAAGGCAGAGAATGGATCAGACAAAGCAATAGTGTCCGACAGAACTTTGAGAGTAGCTGATAAACTTATAAGCGATGCGTATTTTGCTAAAAGGGCTACTTTGGATAAACAAGGTCAGGAAGAATTATTGGACCAAAGAAGAGCAGAAATAAAAGCTATTCAGGAAGCAAAAGGAGATATTAAAGCAATAGAAGCCGAAATGCTTAAAATTTTGAATATACAATAA
- a CDS encoding ankyrin repeat domain-containing protein encodes MKSLLSLISIFVLIVSIISCGGGNKETEQTENSQTNQTETNKVYVNPTTTNENHNTDIDINIDTTKYTNEYIQGTEMDPIPTGYKKIDEILNEHKYKAPIYEISKLIAEEGLEGKITEYTNFGDKYIYQDSTPLFLAVQFGYNDLAKELIKEGADVNARASGMETETEGGLDMLYYAVRNNNPEMTKILIDKGLDKNRDYGYEYSTYLTDIAIDNNNLDVLKLLVKRGDSKETLIPKAVEQNNIEMVKYLLSIGQDIDAQIFYDGFWVNSPLKVAAENGYIEMAKFLIDEGANLNSADDYMLYAYNNYDITKLLVDNDVFNLNTNTTREQAIKLVQDGKYYEIEKLLSSEDSNNIDGYDELMNAISKGDMKALEKLIKDDTDLNKQYDKITPLGLAAARNDKEMVKFLVEKGADINLEDGYGYTPLIKAMKYRNIDLAKNIVDLKPDLNAICSATGDTPLTYLAREVWFGTDLCYYMIKNGADVNKKNDNGDTPLIVAVQNVVGSYGMLGVIINMGADYNIKNKEGKTAMDIVMEEDDKATLYHLNNPDDLETYLSY; translated from the coding sequence ATGAAATCACTTCTTTCTCTTATTTCTATTTTTGTTTTAATAGTTTCGATAATTTCCTGCGGAGGCGGAAACAAAGAGACAGAACAAACAGAAAATAGTCAAACTAATCAAACAGAAACTAATAAAGTATATGTTAATCCTACAACTACAAATGAAAATCATAATACAGATATTGATATTAACATTGATACAACTAAATATACTAATGAATATATTCAAGGTACAGAAATGGATCCTATACCTACAGGATATAAAAAAATAGATGAAATACTTAATGAGCATAAATATAAAGCACCAATATACGAAATATCAAAACTAATAGCAGAAGAAGGACTAGAAGGAAAAATTACTGAATATACAAATTTTGGTGATAAATATATATATCAAGATTCTACTCCTTTGTTTTTGGCAGTACAATTCGGATACAATGATTTAGCAAAAGAGCTTATAAAAGAAGGTGCTGATGTTAATGCTAGAGCAAGCGGTATGGAAACAGAAACAGAAGGCGGTCTTGATATGCTTTACTATGCTGTTAGAAATAATAATCCTGAAATGACTAAAATCTTAATTGATAAAGGACTTGATAAAAATAGAGATTATGGTTATGAATATTCTACTTATTTGACAGATATTGCTATTGACAACAACAATCTTGATGTACTTAAACTTCTTGTAAAAAGAGGAGATTCAAAAGAAACTTTAATTCCAAAAGCAGTTGAGCAGAATAATATAGAAATGGTTAAATATTTATTATCTATAGGACAAGATATAGATGCTCAAATATTTTATGACGGATTTTGGGTTAATTCTCCTTTGAAAGTAGCTGCAGAAAACGGATATATAGAAATGGCTAAATTTTTAATTGATGAAGGAGCAAATTTAAACTCAGCTGATGATTATATGCTTTATGCATATAATAATTATGATATAACTAAATTATTAGTAGATAATGATGTTTTTAATCTTAATACTAATACAACTAGAGAACAAGCTATAAAATTAGTACAAGATGGCAAATATTATGAAATAGAAAAATTATTATCAAGCGAAGATTCAAATAATATAGACGGATATGATGAATTGATGAATGCTATATCTAAAGGCGATATGAAAGCATTAGAAAAACTTATAAAAGATGATACTGATTTAAATAAACAATATGATAAGATAACTCCTCTTGGTTTAGCTGCTGCTAGAAATGATAAAGAGATGGTTAAATTTTTAGTAGAAAAGGGTGCTGATATAAATTTAGAAGATGGATACGGATATACTCCTTTAATAAAAGCAATGAAGTATCGTAATATAGATTTAGCTAAAAATATTGTTGATTTGAAGCCTGATTTAAATGCTATATGTTCAGCAACAGGAGATACTCCTTTAACATATTTAGCACGTGAAGTTTGGTTTGGAACAGATCTTTGTTACTATATGATAAAAAATGGTGCTGATGTAAATAAAAAAAATGACAACGGAGATACTCCATTAATAGTTGCCGTACAAAATGTTGTTGGAAGTTATGGTATGTTAGGAGTTATTATAAATATGGGGGCTGATTATAACATTAAAAACAAAGAAGGAAAAACAGCTATGGATATTGTTATGGAAGAAGATGACAAAGCAACACTTTATCATTTAAATAATCCTGACGATTTAGAAACTTATCTTAGTTATTAA
- the feoB gene encoding ferrous iron transport protein B, which translates to MKLTELDIEEGFVVDKVATDGEIRQRIIEMGFTPGAKGWVVRKAPLGDPIQVHIMDYEISLRKSEANGIEVAKSNVEIKKERVLKHIEHKEVKDEDDTLIESKSDIAKKIKVPSNNTKFKIALAGNPNSGKTTIFNALTGANYKVANYPGVTVEKRQANMLYNGYTYDLIDLPGVYSLSAYSQDEVVACDVLLNEKPDFIINVIDSTNLERNLYLTLQLVELGIPIVCVLNMYEHAEKNGIKIDEKNLSELFKFPVMKVHGNKYESVVRILDEIEKMHTSGNKLHRDSAIRYGEEVENSIKNIVDTMHGDISEIHKRWLAIKTLEKDERAIHSIRRECNNGGEVIEVLNKEIIKLETSMNAKTDSIMADKRYSYIRGALQEAVHKDNIQAFNFTEAADVIFLNKWLGLPIFLVVLWLIFKVTFTVGAYPQGWLEAGIGALSSFVGSLLPEGSLIQSVVVDGVIGGVGAVLSFLPLVLILFTGISFLEDCGYMARAAFLMDKIMHKLGLHGQSFIPLFLGFGCTIPAVMAARTLRSKKDRVVTILITTFMSCGARLPVYILFIGAFFAPKMAASVMFSIYMIGVLMAFIMAFIFRKAFFKGEETPFVMELPPYRIPRAKAVLRHMFDRGWMYIKKAGTYVFAASVIIWALMTFPQYKPTDEDNARLMQEAKSLAVSQGLDANDEEVITAEYDRLVASEGLKNSYAGKIGTFIEPVLKPLGFDWRIGIGLVAGGAAKEVLVSTIAQIKSIEDGDETVLTESLQNDPVFNPVVAYTLLLFVLLYFPCFASVGVIGAEIGNKWIPFLMIYTLTVAWVVSFAFYQIAGRIAGII; encoded by the coding sequence ATGAAACTAACAGAATTAGATATTGAAGAAGGTTTTGTTGTTGATAAAGTAGCCACCGATGGTGAGATTAGACAAAGAATTATAGAAATGGGATTTACTCCTGGAGCTAAAGGCTGGGTTGTTAGAAAAGCACCTTTAGGAGATCCTATACAAGTTCATATTATGGACTATGAAATTTCTCTTAGAAAATCGGAGGCTAATGGGATAGAAGTTGCTAAATCAAATGTGGAAATAAAGAAGGAGAGAGTATTAAAGCATATAGAGCATAAAGAAGTAAAAGATGAAGATGATACTTTAATAGAAAGTAAATCTGATATAGCAAAGAAAATAAAAGTTCCGTCAAATAATACTAAATTTAAAATAGCTTTGGCTGGAAACCCTAACTCAGGAAAAACAACTATATTCAATGCTTTAACAGGTGCTAATTATAAAGTTGCTAATTATCCGGGTGTAACAGTAGAAAAAAGACAGGCTAATATGCTTTATAATGGTTATACTTATGATTTAATAGATTTACCCGGTGTTTATAGTTTAAGTGCATATTCTCAAGATGAGGTAGTGGCATGCGATGTGCTTCTTAATGAGAAACCTGATTTTATAATAAATGTTATAGACTCTACAAATTTAGAAAGAAATCTTTATCTCACATTACAGCTTGTAGAATTAGGTATTCCTATTGTATGCGTACTTAATATGTATGAGCATGCTGAAAAGAATGGTATTAAAATAGATGAAAAGAATTTGAGTGAGCTTTTCAAATTCCCAGTGATGAAAGTTCATGGAAATAAATATGAAAGTGTTGTTAGAATATTAGATGAAATAGAAAAGATGCATACTTCAGGAAATAAGCTTCATAGAGATTCTGCTATAAGATATGGAGAGGAAGTAGAAAACTCTATTAAGAATATTGTAGATACTATGCATGGCGATATAAGCGAGATTCATAAGAGATGGCTTGCTATTAAAACTTTAGAAAAAGATGAAAGAGCTATTCACTCTATAAGAAGAGAATGCAATAATGGCGGCGAAGTAATAGAAGTATTAAATAAAGAAATAATTAAATTAGAAACTTCTATGAATGCAAAAACAGACTCTATAATGGCCGATAAAAGATATTCATATATAAGAGGAGCTTTACAGGAGGCTGTTCATAAAGATAATATACAGGCATTCAATTTTACAGAGGCTGCTGATGTAATATTCTTAAATAAATGGCTTGGTCTTCCAATATTCTTGGTAGTATTATGGCTGATATTTAAAGTAACATTTACTGTAGGAGCTTATCCTCAGGGTTGGCTTGAAGCTGGAATAGGGGCATTATCTAGTTTTGTAGGAAGTTTGCTTCCTGAAGGCAGTTTGATACAGTCTGTTGTTGTTGATGGTGTTATAGGAGGTGTTGGTGCTGTATTATCATTCCTTCCATTAGTATTGATACTGTTCACAGGAATTTCATTCTTAGAAGACTGCGGTTACATGGCTAGAGCTGCTTTTTTAATGGATAAGATAATGCATAAATTAGGTTTACACGGTCAGTCATTTATACCTCTTTTCTTAGGTTTTGGTTGTACAATTCCTGCAGTTATGGCTGCTAGAACATTGAGAAGTAAGAAGGATAGGGTAGTAACTATATTGATTACAACATTTATGAGCTGCGGTGCTAGACTTCCTGTTTATATATTGTTTATAGGTGCTTTTTTTGCTCCTAAAATGGCTGCTTCTGTAATGTTTAGTATATATATGATTGGTGTATTGATGGCATTTATAATGGCATTCATATTTAGAAAAGCATTCTTCAAAGGTGAGGAAACTCCTTTTGTTATGGAACTTCCTCCATATAGAATACCAAGAGCTAAGGCTGTATTAAGACATATGTTTGACAGAGGCTGGATGTATATTAAGAAAGCTGGTACTTATGTATTTGCTGCTTCAGTTATAATATGGGCTTTAATGACATTCCCTCAATATAAGCCTACTGATGAAGATAATGCAAGACTTATGCAGGAAGCTAAATCATTGGCTGTTAGTCAAGGATTAGATGCTAATGATGAAGAAGTTATAACTGCTGAATATGATAGATTAGTTGCTTCTGAAGGTTTAAAAAATAGTTATGCTGGTAAAATAGGTACATTTATAGAACCAGTATTAAAGCCTTTAGGTTTCGATTGGAGAATAGGTATTGGTCTTGTTGCTGGAGGTGCTGCTAAAGAGGTATTAGTTTCTACTATAGCACAGATTAAGTCTATAGAAGACGGAGATGAAACAGTTCTCACAGAATCATTACAGAATGACCCTGTATTTAATCCTGTAGTGGCATATACATTACTTCTTTTTGTACTGCTTTATTTCCCTTGTTTTGCCTCTGTTGGTGTTATAGGTGCCGAGATAGGTAATAAATGGATACCTTTCTTAATGATTTATACCTTAACAGTTGCTTGGGTAGTAAGTTTTGCTTTCTATCAAATTGCTGGAAGGATAGCAGGTATTATATAG